Below is a genomic region from Isosphaeraceae bacterium EP7.
CCTTGGCGACCTGCTCGGCCCAGGACTTGGCCTCGTCGGGGTGGTCGTGGTCGAGCAGCCACTGGGCGATCTTCAGGCGCAGGCCAACATCGCGCGGGGCGTGCGCCAGGGCGCGACGGAGGGCGCGGATTTCGAGGTCGTCGGCGCGGAGCCGGTCGGTGACCTTGCGCTCGGCCAGGGCCTCGGCGGTGCGACCGAGGCGCCCGAGGATCATGCTCCGAGTGAAGCGCGGGTCGGACTCGCCGGGATCGATGGCGATGGCCCGGTCGACGTAGTCGAGGGCGGACTGGAGCCTGCCGCTGCGGAGCTCGAGCTTGGCGCGGGTCATGGGCGCCTCGATGTTGCGAGGGTCGAGGGCCATGGCGCGGTCAAGCTCGCGGATGGCGCCGGGCTCGTCGCCCAGCTCGGCCAGGGCTTTCCCCAGGCTGGCCCGTGCCGCGGCATCGTCGGGCTTGCGGCCGAGATAGGCCACAAGAAGGTCCCTGGCCTCGGCGGTCTGGTGCTGGTCCAGGAGTTGAATGGCCAGGCCCACGCGTGCCTCGTCGAGCGAGGGGTCTCGCTTCAAGGCCTGCTCGTAATCGTTGATGAGAACCTCGGGGCCCTTGTCGGCCCGCTGGCCGAGGACGGCGTCCCACAGATACGGAAGCGCGGCGGCCGGGTCGTCGACGCGCCAGCGGGCCAGGACCTTGAGGGCTTCGCGATCTTGCGAAGTCCCCATGTAGTAGCGTGCCAGGGCCTCGTCGACGGCGGGGTCGGGGGGCGAGCCCTCCGCGACCAGGGCTTTCAGCGTGGGCTCGGCCAGGGAGGCCCGGCCGGCCTTGACGAGATTCAGGGCCCATTCTCGCTCGACCGGGGCGAAGGAGTACCCCACGGCCTCGGCCCGCCTGCGGACGGGGATCGCCTGATCGACCAGGCCGACCCCGAGCATGCTCCGGGCCAGCAGGGCCAGGGCCTCGGGCGACTCGGGCCGTGCCTTCAACCAGCGGACGAGTGGCGACCTTGCATCGTTGTAGCGTCCCTCGGACACCAGGGCGCGTGCCAGCGAGGCGTCGCGGCGGATGGCGAATACTTCCGCGATCCGCGGGCGAAGCAGGACCAGGGCGACCGCAACCACCACCAAGGCACCGACGGCGAAACCGATCGGCCGCCTCAGGCGCGGACGCTTCGGCCTGGCCGTCTCGGCATGGGTCGTTTGGTCAGTCTTCGATGACGGCATGGTCGCTCCTTACCGCCCGCCTTCTCGGGTCTCTCGCACCATTGTAGCAACGTCACGCCCCGCGGCCTTCGCGCGTCATGACCCTATTTGCGGAACATATACCAGATGAGCCAGAGACCCAGGAGGAAGGCGACGCCGTAGCCCGTGTAGCTGACCATGGCGGGCCCGACCCCGGCGCGAAGCACCAAAGCCGAGCCGATGATGAGCCCGGCGATGACGACGGAGGCCGCCAGGACGTTGCCGGCCCGGATGAGCTGGCGGACCAGGTCCTCGAAGTGCTGGAGGTCGAACTTGACGGTCAGCTCGCCGCGGCGGATCGATTCCAGCGACTGGCCGAGGACTTCGGGGAGCAGGGTGGCGATGCGCTGGAAGTCTTCGGCCGTGCGGATCGACCGGGTGAGCAGCCTCCAGGGGCTGAATCGCCTGAGAATAAGGTGACGCAGCAGCGGCAAAAGCTGGGCGCCGATATCGAAATGGGGATCTAGCCTGCGGCCTACGCCTTCGATGGTGACCAGCGAGCGGATGAGCAGGACCAGGTCGGGCGGGATCTTCAGGCGGTGGACTCGGACCAAGGCGAAGAGGTCGTGAAGCAGGTGGGACAGGTCGATCGCGTCCAGCGTCAGGTCGCTGTAGGCCGAGACCAGCTCGGCCAGCTCGCGGTGCAGGGCCCGCGTGTCGGTCGATTCTGGGCGGATGTCGAGGCCGTCCAGGGCCCGGATCAGGCGATCGACATCCTGGGTCATCAGGGCGTGCAGTACGTCGGCGATCCGCTCGCGCGTCGGCGAGTCGAGGTGGCCGAACATCCCGAAGTCCAGCGGCGCGATCACGCCGCCGGGGAGGACCCTGAGGTTCCCCGGGTGCGGGTCGGCATGGAAAAAGCCGTGGCGGAAGATCATCTCCAGCAGGATCCGGGCACCGGTGCAGGCCACCTTGGCGGGGTCGAGGCCAAGGCGTGCCAGGGCCTCGGCGTCGGCGGGCGAGACCCCCTCGATGAACTCCATCGCCAGCACTCGGCCCGTGGAGTACTCGGCATACGTCTCAGGAATGTGGGCCGTGGAGTCACCCTCGAACTGCTGGCGGCAGCGCTCCATCGTCCGGCGTTCGACGGTGAAGTCGAGTTCGCGGCGCAGCGAACGCTCGAACTCGCGTGCCAGCTCGATGGGCGCGTAGGGGGCCATGAAGGCGAGGTGCCGGTCGGCCAGCGCGGCGAGATTCCTGAGGATGTCCAGGTCGGCCTGGATGATCTTGTCGATGTTGGGGCGGCGGACTTTCAGGGCCAGGGTCCGGCCGTCGAACGTGGTGGCCCGGTAGACCTGCGAGACCGACGCCGAGGCGATCGGCTCGGGATCGACGGCGGCGAAGACCTCGGCCAATGGCTTGCCGTATTCTTCGGCCAAGATGGCCTCGGCCTCGGCGAAGGGGAAGGGGCGGACATCGTCGCGCAGCCGGGCCAGCTCGGTAGTGTAGGCCTCCGGGAGCAGGTCGGCGCGGGTGCTGAGGACCTGCCCGAGCTTGACGAAGGTAGGCCCCAGGTCCTCGCAGACCATGCGCAAGCGGATGGCCCGCTCCGGGGGCGGGACCCCCTCGCCCATGGCCACGCGTTCGATGGGCCCGATGAGTCGTTCCAGGCGCAAGGCCACGACGACGTCGTGGTAGCCGTAGCGGACCAGCGTGGCCAGGATCTGGCTGTAGCGCGGCAGGTCGCGCAAGTGGCCGACGGTCTCTCGAATCACGGCCTGTCAGTCCCTCGTCGACGGCCCGGGCCGGGGGAGATTCGCGGCCCGGGACGGGCCTGGATTCGGTGCGTCGAAGCGCCTCGGCGACGTCTGCCGTGGCCGCCGCCGAGCCATCCGCCCTTGCATGGCCGGGTTCAATCCGGTAGAGTAAGCTTCTAATTCATGATGCCGCAAGATGTTACTTCGGGGCCACTGGTTATGTCCACGCAGGAGCAGATCGGTGTCCGGCCGCTCGAGACC
It encodes:
- a CDS encoding tetratricopeptide repeat protein yields the protein MPSSKTDQTTHAETARPKRPRLRRPIGFAVGALVVVAVALVLLRPRIAEVFAIRRDASLARALVSEGRYNDARSPLVRWLKARPESPEALALLARSMLGVGLVDQAIPVRRRAEAVGYSFAPVEREWALNLVKAGRASLAEPTLKALVAEGSPPDPAVDEALARYYMGTSQDREALKVLARWRVDDPAAALPYLWDAVLGQRADKGPEVLINDYEQALKRDPSLDEARVGLAIQLLDQHQTAEARDLLVAYLGRKPDDAAARASLGKALAELGDEPGAIRELDRAMALDPRNIEAPMTRAKLELRSGRLQSALDYVDRAIAIDPGESDPRFTRSMILGRLGRTAEALAERKVTDRLRADDLEIRALRRALAHAPRDVGLRLKIAQWLLDHDHPDEAKSWAEQVAKDVPASPQANRLLALYHTRKGNPGLARYYALKAGDDSLPAQK
- a CDS encoding AarF/UbiB family protein, which codes for MIRETVGHLRDLPRYSQILATLVRYGYHDVVVALRLERLIGPIERVAMGEGVPPPERAIRLRMVCEDLGPTFVKLGQVLSTRADLLPEAYTTELARLRDDVRPFPFAEAEAILAEEYGKPLAEVFAAVDPEPIASASVSQVYRATTFDGRTLALKVRRPNIDKIIQADLDILRNLAALADRHLAFMAPYAPIELAREFERSLRRELDFTVERRTMERCRQQFEGDSTAHIPETYAEYSTGRVLAMEFIEGVSPADAEALARLGLDPAKVACTGARILLEMIFRHGFFHADPHPGNLRVLPGGVIAPLDFGMFGHLDSPTRERIADVLHALMTQDVDRLIRALDGLDIRPESTDTRALHRELAELVSAYSDLTLDAIDLSHLLHDLFALVRVHRLKIPPDLVLLIRSLVTIEGVGRRLDPHFDIGAQLLPLLRHLILRRFSPWRLLTRSIRTAEDFQRIATLLPEVLGQSLESIRRGELTVKFDLQHFEDLVRQLIRAGNVLAASVVIAGLIIGSALVLRAGVGPAMVSYTGYGVAFLLGLWLIWYMFRK